A genomic region of Echeneis naucrates chromosome 24, fEcheNa1.1, whole genome shotgun sequence contains the following coding sequences:
- the map3k7 gene encoding mitogen-activated protein kinase kinase kinase 7 isoform X5 yields MMPPDKTGRGYFPSEDPTDTNGSDNSIPMAYLTLDHQLQPLAPCPNSKESMAVFEQHCKMAQEYLKVQTEIALLIQRKKELIAELDQDEKDQQNTSRLVQEHKKLLEENKSLSTYYQKCKKQLELIRVQQQKRQGTS; encoded by the exons ATGATGCCGCCTGATAAAACAGGCAGAGGCTACTTCCCCTCCGAGGACCCTACAG ACACCAACGGCTCAGACAATTCCATTCCCATGGCTTATCTCACACTGGATCACCAACTGCAG CCCCTCGCTCCTTGTCCCAACTCAAAAGAGTCCATGGCTGTGTTTGAGCAGCACTGCAAGATGGCACAGGAATATCTGAAAGTGCAAACAGAGATTGCCTTGCTGATCCAAAGAAA GAAGGAGCTGATTGCTGAACTGGACCAAGATGAGAAGGACCAGCAGAACACATCGCGTCTGGTGCAGGAGCACAaaaagctgctggaggagaacaagAGTCTGTCCACCTACTACCAGAAGTGCAAAAAACAGCTGGAGTTGATCCGAGTCCAGCAACAGAAGAGACAGGGCACGTCATGA